Proteins from a genomic interval of Cucumis melo cultivar AY chromosome 7, USDA_Cmelo_AY_1.0, whole genome shotgun sequence:
- the LOC103501164 gene encoding transcription factor bHLH143-like, protein MVGTDTWQLHNYNSMNASIEIKQQESCQTNINHESCMFSKCMGGMQRFAIPPLPSFEVEQLNVVQGSRHCLSPHFQNSLVTFISYQKEKESMYYAHAGPSGMPVSKSTNGSYPKGFLIFDQSGNQKRLMYDPMCLVSLSSIVSENKRCGWLAEKGAVRDINSVKYSPNTLSNENYVADEESSEMHENTEEIDALLYSDYDGTGCSSDDEVTSTGHSPEMINEHCEKEEQCQETTTEVASSEVPRKKQRVHDGGYIKSLPIAAVSCARVESQNYANDAESSCGMVHKEEAGTDIDFCHSSCKKDRIKETLRVLESLVPGAKGKDPLLVIDEAIDYLKSLKHEATALGTKDQQRKATKI, encoded by the exons ATGGTTGGGACTGATACTTGGCAACTGCACAATTATAATTCCATGAATGCATCAATAGAGATCAAGCAACAGGAAAGCTGCCAAACGAATATCAACCATGAAAGTTGCATGTTTTCCAAATGTATGGGAGGGATGCAACGGTTTGCAATTCCACCATTACCCAGTTTTGAAGTGGAACAGCTAAATGTTGTTCAGGGATCACGTCATTGCTTATCCCCTCATTTCCAAAACTCACTTGTTACTTTCATATCTTATCAGAAAGAAAAGGAATCTATGTATTATGCTCATGCTGGACCTAGTGGGATGCCTGTGTCAAAATCAACTAATGGGTCCTATCCAAAAGGATTTCTTATCTTTGATCAATCTGGAAACCAGAAGAGATTGATGTATGATCCTATGTGTCTTGTTTCTTTGTCCTCAATTGTTTCTGAAAACAAGCGTTGTGGTTGGCTTGCAGAAAAAGGGGCAGTTAGAGACATTAATTCGGTCAAGTATTCTCCAAATACTCTGTCCAATGAGAATTATGTAGCTGATGAAGAGAGCAGTGAAATGCATGAAAACACCGAAGAAATAGATGCATTACTTTATTCAGACTACGATGGCACTGGTTGTAGTAGTGATGATGAAGTGACCAGCACAGGACATTCTCCAGAGATGATCAATGAGCATTGTGAAAAGGAAGAACAATGTCAAGAAACTACTACAGAAGTTGCTAGTTCTGAAGTCCCAAGAAAAAAGCAGAGAGTGCATGATGGGGGGTACATAAAATCACTACCAATTGCTGCGGTTTCTTGTGCAAGAGTTGAATCACAGAACTATGCCAATGATGCAGAATCAAGCTGTGGCATGGTCCATAAGGAAGAGGCTGGAACAGATATTGATTTTTGTCATTCTTCTTGCAAAAAAGATAGGATCAAGGAGACGTTGAGAGTACTCGAGAGTTTAGTTCCTGGTGCAAAGGGCAAGGACCCATTATTGGTTATTGACGAAGCTATCGATTACTTGAAGTCCTTAAAACACGAAGCTACTGCTTTAG GGACTAAAGATCAGCAGAGGAAAGCCACAAAGATTTGA